In one Magallana gigas chromosome 7, xbMagGiga1.1, whole genome shotgun sequence genomic region, the following are encoded:
- the LOC105336633 gene encoding alpha-1,3/1,6-mannosyltransferase ALG2 has protein sequence MVRVLFLHPDLGIGGAERAVIDAALALKSKNHEVQFVTAHHDPSHCFQETKDGTLKVTCVGDWLPRKVFGRFYALCAYIRMIYAAFYVVVSPSMQHDVVFCDQISACIPVLLLSSARVLFYCHFPDMLLTTRKSFLKTLYRKPIDKLEEYTTGMAHKVLVNSHFTAGIFKETFKSLGHVQPAVLYPIPDFDALNKAVDKEFVEKLPQKPFLFLSINRYERKKNISLAVMAFELLVEKHGTSKVHLIIAGGYDERVTENREYYKELKDLVDQLSLTDHVTFLRSFSDAQKRSLLSSATCLLYTPENEHFGIVPIEAMYLQCPVIAANSGGPLETVADGATGYLCDPAPDKFSEAMSKFVEDENLYKKLGEAGKQRVIQKFSFKQFTEQLCDIVENFAQDKSHNISPIWILTIISLVFLIIVIYLPWF, from the exons ATGGTTCGTGTATTGTTTCTTCACCCTGACCTAGGAATCGGGGGCGCCGAGAGGGCAGTCATTGATGCCGCTCTGGCATTGAAATCTAAGAACCATGAAGTGCAGTTTGTAACTGCTCACCACGACCCTTCTCACTGCTTTCAGGAGACAAAAGATGGAACATTAAAAGTGACATGTGTTGGAGACTGGTTGCCACGTAAAGTCTTTGGTAGATTTTATGCACTGTGTGCTTATATACGAATGATCTATGCTGCATTCTATGTAGTAGTATCTCCCTCTATGCAACACGATGTTGTTTTCTGTGACCAGATCTCAGCATGCATACCAGTGCTGTTACTTTCATCTGCAAGGGTATTATTTTATTGCCATTTTCCGGATATGCTACTAACAACAAGAAAAAGTTTTCTCAAGACACTTTACAGAAAACCTATTGATAAACTCGAGGAGTACACAACTGGAATGGCCCACAAAGTTCTGGTTAATAGTCATTTTACAG CTGGAATATTCAAAGAAACTTTCAAGTCACTAGGCCATGTACAACCTGCTGTATTATATCCCATTCCTGATTTTGACGCTTTAAACAAAGCAGTTGACAAGGAGTTTGTAGAAAAGCTTCCACAAAAACCATTCTTATTCCTTTCCATCAATAGATATGAAAGGAAGAAGAACATTTCTCTTGCCGTAATGGCTTTTG AACTATTGGTGGAAAAACATGGGACTTCCAAGGTTCACCTCATAATTGCTGGTGGGTATGACGAGAGAGTGACAGAAAACAGAGAGTATTACAAAGAGTTAAAGGACCTTGTGGACCAACTGAGCCTCACAGATCATGTGACTTTTCTGAGGTCCTTCTCTGATGCACAGAAGCGATCCTTATTGTCAAGCGCCACCTGCTTGTTGTACACACCTGAGAATGAACATTTCGGGATTGTTCCCATTGAGGCCATGTACCTGCAGTGTCCAGTTATAGCTGCTAATAGTGGGGGACCTCTGGAGACAGTTGCTGATGGCGCCACTGGATACTTGTGTGATCCGGCACCAGATAAATTTTCTGAGGCTATGAGCAAATTTGTGGAGGatgaaaatttgtataaaaAGTTGGGAGAAGCAGGTAAACAGAGAGTGATCCAAAAATTCTCATTCAAACAATTTACTGAACAGCTTTGTGACATTGTGGAAAATTTTGCACAAGACAAATCTCATAACATTTCCCCTATTTGGATCTTGACAATTATATCACTTGTTTTTCTcataattgttatatatttaccTTGGTTTTAA
- the LOC105336632 gene encoding WD repeat-containing protein 70 codes for MYLFTLHIGKESIGIDFRGNSKSCIIYHFEAPCIKLLVLEMAEMNNDASKKKARTFDFMEMFKEAKQTALERSQGKFEDDKNSAIATEGDVIGPSPSVSQKSSKTGDDLGPSKPQKSNEVESDDEEDMIGPPLPPGLTKGSKTSEEEVEIGPPLPPSTSASKGSDDEDDEEDEPEESLDKKIPSSHEISLDHGSKAVSALALDPAGARLVTGGHDFIVKFWDFAGMDQSLQSFRNIKPCESHHLNQLQYSATGEMILIVAANSRAKVVDRDGFEKLECAKGDPYIVDMASTKGHTAMLNGGSWNPKVREEFMTCSNDGTVRLWDVNAEGKKHKNCIKPKSQQGRKLVPTACAYSNDGRWVAAACQDGSIQMWDHNKNFVNVAMINRGCHMNGTDTSCLCFSYDGQCLASRGGDDTLKLWDMRNFKKPLKVRENLISYYTVTDCIFSPNDRMVLTGTSVKKEGDGKLLFLDRESLDTVSEITVAESSVVRCIWHPKLNQIVIGCSDGKARLFYDPEKSHRGAMLCMVKQPRKSKQVLALASQQIITPYALPMFKETKSTSTKKFEEKVRKDPIRSKRPDLPMTGPGEGGRLGVKGATLAQYVAQSLVKRKPDKYENDPRAAILRHAKEAAENPFWIDPAYKKTQPLKLFQEEEKEEEEDNDEPVWKKQKI; via the exons atgtatttatttactcTACATATCGGAAAAGAAAGTATAGGAATTGatttcagaggaaattcgaaatcGTGTATTATCTACCACTTTGAAGCACCCTGTATCAAGTTGTTGGTGCTAGAAATGGCGGAAATGAATAATGATG CCTCAAAAAAGAAAGCCCGTACAtttgattttatggaaatgttTAAGGAGGCAAAGCAAACAGCCCTGGAACGCAGTCAAG GTAAATTTGAAGATGATAAGAACAGTGCCATTGCCACGGAAGGTGATGTCATAGGCCCCTCTCCTTCTGTTTCACAAAAATCCTCAAAGACTGGAGATGATTTGGGACCTTCAAAACCTCAAAAGTCTAATGAAGTGGAAAGTGATGATGAGGAGGATATGATAGGACCTCCTCTTCCGCCTGGATTGACTAAAGGCTCAAAAACATCAGAAGAGGAGGTTGAGATAGGACCCCCTTTACCCCCAAGTACATCAGCATCAAAAGGTTcagatgatgaagatgatgaagaGGACGAACCAGAGGAG AGCTTAGATAAGAAAATTCCTTCTTCTCACGAGATATCTCTAGATCACGGCTCCAAAGCA GTATCTGCATTAGCCTTGGATCCCGCAGGGGCACGGCTTGTCACAGGAGGGCATGATTTCATTGTCAAATTCTGGGATTTTGCTGGAATGGATCAGAGTTTACAGTCATTTAGAAACATTAAACCATGTGAAAG cCACCATTTGAACCAACTGCAGTATAGTGCTACAGGTGAAATGATACTGATAGTGGCAGCTAATTCACGGGCCAAAGTAGTGGACCGTGATGGTTTTGAAAAGCTAGAATGTGCCAAGGGAGACCCGTATATTGTGGACATGGCTAGTACAAAA GGACATACAGCCATGTTAAATGGAGGAAGCTGGAATCCCAAAGTCCGAGAAGAGTTCATGACCTGTTCTAATGATGG CACAGTGAGACTGTGGGACGTTAATGCCGAGGGGAAAAAGCACAAAAACTGCATCAAGCCTAAATCTCAGCAGGGGAGGAAACTCGTCCCCACTGCCTGTGCCTACAGTAATGATGGCCGCTGGGTGGCAGCTGCTTGTCAGGACGGCTCAATCCAAATGTGGGATCATAACAAAAACTTT GTGAATGTGGCTATGATTAATAGAGGATGTCACATGAATGGCACGGACACTTCCTGTTTATGCTTCTCTTATGACGGACAATGCCTTGCATCAAGAGGAG GTGATGATACACTAAAATTGTGGGATATGAGAAATTTCAAGAAACCCCTGAAGGTGCGAGAAAACCTTATCAGTTATTACACCGT AACTGACTGCATCTTTAGTCCTAATGACAGAATGGTGCTAACAGGAACCTCTGTGAAAAAAGAAGGTGATGGGAAACTTCTCTTCCTGGATAGGGAGTCATTAGACACAGTGTCAGAAATCACAGTGGCTGAATCA AGTGTGGTGCGATGTATATGGCATCCGAAACTGAACCAGATTGTGATTGGTTGTAGTGACGGCAAGGCTCGATTGTTTTATGATCCAGAAAAAAGCCACAG GGGAGCCATGCTCTGTATGGTTAAACAGCCCAGAAAATCTAAACAGGTGCTTGCTCTGGCATCTCAGCAGATCATCACAC CTTATGCCCTACCAATGTTCAAAGAAACTAAGTCTACAAGTACCAAGAAATTTGAGGAGAAGGTCAGGAAGGATCCTATAAGATCAAAGAGGCCAGATTTACCCATGACTGGGCCAG GTGAGGGTGGACGACTGGGAGTGAAGGGGGCTACCCTGGCTCAGTATGTGGCCCAGAGCCTGGTCAAAAGAAAACCCGACAAGTATGAAAATGATCCCAGGGCCGCTATCCTAAGACACGCCAAGGAAGCAGCAGAAAACCCTTTCTGGATTGACCCTGCTTACAAGAA GACACAACCACTAAAACTCTTCCAAGAAGAAGAGAAAGAAGAAGAGGAAGATAATGATGAACCAGTGtggaagaaacaaaaaatatga
- the LOC105336631 gene encoding T-cell acute lymphocytic leukemia protein 1-like isoform X1, whose product MSAEYRGCTTSVETPPVCFGDVLCPSVCKLTESRSSTKSLSCDYDETLMKECDDSDDNVFYDVKPKDSGYICLQSIPLLPSRTSYCSSSSDGFPQDGPLDLRQRRSSSTQGKDSENEPVSIQKLRHKRMFTNSRERWRQQNVNGAFADLRKLVPTHPPDKKLSKHEILRCTIRYIRLLENVLEYQSHGDVKRVKTEQEVSEDWNRVYEESSDDESLHSA is encoded by the coding sequence ATGTCGGCGGAGTACAGAGGCTGCACCACTTCCGTTGAAACGCCCCCTGTTTGTTTCGGTGACGTGTTGTGTCCGAGTGTATGTAAACTTACAGAATCTAGAAGTTCTACAAAGAGTTTGTCATGTGACTACGACGAGACTTTGATGAAAGAATGCGACGACAGCGACGATAATGTGTTTTATGACGTAAAACCAAAAGACTCTGGTTACATTTGCCTACAAAGCATCCCTCTCTTACCGTCAAGAACATCGTATTGTAGTTCCTCCTCGGACGGGTTCCCCCAAGATGGACCTCTAGATCTCAGACAACGACGGTCAAGTTCTACCCAGGGGAAGGACAGCGAAAACGAACCAGTCTCTATACAGAAACTACGTCACAAAAGAATGTTTACCAATAGTCGGGAACGCTGGCGGCAACAGAACGTCAATGGCGCGTTTGCGGATCTTCGTAAACTCGTTCCGACGCACCCGCCAGATAAAAAACTCAGCAAACACGAAATTCTACGTTGTACTATACGCTATATCAGACTTTTAGAGAACGTTTTAGAATATCAGAGTCACGGTGACGTTAAACGTGTGAAAACAGAACAGGAAGTAAGTGAGGATTGGAACAGAGTTTACGAGGAATCGTCCGATGATGAAAGTCTGCATTCAGCGTAA